A DNA window from Cumulibacter manganitolerans contains the following coding sequences:
- a CDS encoding sterol carrier family protein, with protein sequence MAKTDPARTRAAMDAVTGWLDDEAATPPRAELAAAVRLSARYLALLHPGGAVELRVPPFVAVQCLEGLDHRRGTPPNVVETDPRTWLLLATGRLAWTDALAAGRVVASGARADLSAVLPVLPTR encoded by the coding sequence GTGGCCAAGACCGACCCCGCCCGCACGCGGGCGGCGATGGACGCCGTCACCGGCTGGCTCGACGACGAGGCCGCGACGCCGCCGCGGGCGGAGCTGGCCGCCGCCGTGCGGCTGTCGGCCCGGTATCTGGCGCTGCTGCACCCCGGTGGCGCGGTCGAGCTGCGCGTCCCGCCGTTCGTGGCCGTGCAGTGCCTGGAAGGACTCGACCACCGGCGCGGCACGCCGCCGAACGTGGTCGAGACCGACCCGCGGACCTGGCTGCTGCTGGCTACCGGCCGGCTGGCCTGGACGGACGCGCTCGCGGCCGGCCGGGTCGTCGCCAGCGGCGCGCGCGCGGATCTGTCGGCTGTGCTGCCGGTGCTGCCCACCCGCTGA
- the purF gene encoding amidophosphoribosyltransferase, producing the protein MQPAREPREIRDEPREECGVFGAWAPGEDVSKLAYYGLYALQHRGQEAAGIAVSDGSQIVVYKDVGLVSQVFDEATLSSLRGHIAVGHCRYSTTGGSSWENSQPTFRTTSTGTSIALGHNGNLVNTAELARRAEEHGVPGMSGTSTDSDLVTALLASRPDLSVEAAAMELLPTLRGAFSLVFCDEHTLYAARDAHGVRPMVLGRLERGWVVASETAALDIVGASFVREIEPGELIAIDEDGLRSERWATPTPKGCVFEYVYLARPDTTIAGRGVHAARVEIGRRLAREHPVEADLVIPTPESGTPAAIGYAEESGIPYGQGLVKNAYVGRTFIQPSQTIRQLGIRLKLNPLRDVIRGKRLVVVDDSIVRGNTQRALVRMLREAGAVEVHVRISSPPVKWPCFYGIDFASRAELIANGLDNDGIRTTLGADSLGYVSLDQLVKATEQPASRLCTACFSGEYPIELPSADLIGKHVLEGVQRRVDADPADGLESLEASSGAEDAVRRP; encoded by the coding sequence TTGCAGCCAGCCCGTGAGCCTCGCGAGATCCGTGACGAGCCCCGCGAGGAGTGCGGCGTCTTCGGCGCGTGGGCACCCGGCGAGGACGTCTCCAAGCTCGCCTACTACGGCCTCTACGCCCTGCAGCACCGCGGCCAGGAGGCCGCCGGCATCGCCGTGAGCGACGGCTCGCAGATCGTCGTCTACAAGGACGTCGGCCTGGTCAGCCAGGTATTCGACGAGGCGACCCTGTCCAGCCTGCGGGGCCACATCGCCGTCGGGCACTGCCGCTACTCGACGACCGGCGGCTCGAGCTGGGAGAACTCCCAGCCGACGTTCCGCACGACGTCCACCGGCACGTCGATCGCGCTGGGGCACAACGGCAACCTGGTCAACACCGCCGAGCTGGCCCGCCGCGCGGAGGAGCACGGCGTGCCCGGGATGAGCGGGACGTCGACCGACTCCGACCTCGTCACGGCGCTACTGGCCAGCCGCCCGGACCTCAGCGTCGAGGCGGCGGCCATGGAGCTGCTCCCCACGCTGCGCGGCGCGTTCTCCCTGGTGTTCTGCGACGAGCACACGCTGTACGCCGCCCGCGACGCGCACGGCGTCCGGCCGATGGTGCTCGGGCGCCTGGAGCGCGGCTGGGTGGTCGCGTCCGAGACCGCGGCGCTGGACATCGTCGGCGCGTCGTTCGTCCGGGAGATCGAGCCCGGCGAGCTGATCGCGATCGACGAGGACGGCCTGCGCTCCGAGCGGTGGGCGACGCCCACGCCGAAGGGCTGCGTGTTCGAGTACGTCTACCTCGCCCGCCCGGACACCACGATCGCCGGCCGCGGCGTGCACGCCGCCCGCGTGGAGATCGGCCGCCGGCTGGCCCGCGAGCACCCCGTCGAGGCCGACCTCGTGATCCCCACTCCGGAGTCCGGCACGCCGGCGGCGATCGGCTACGCCGAGGAGTCCGGCATCCCCTACGGGCAGGGCCTGGTCAAGAACGCCTACGTCGGGCGCACCTTCATCCAGCCCTCGCAGACCATCCGTCAGCTCGGCATCCGGCTCAAGCTCAACCCGCTGCGGGACGTCATCCGCGGCAAGCGGCTGGTCGTCGTCGACGACTCGATCGTGCGCGGCAACACCCAGCGTGCGCTGGTGCGCATGCTGCGCGAGGCCGGCGCGGTCGAGGTGCACGTGCGCATCTCGTCACCCCCGGTGAAGTGGCCGTGCTTCTACGGCATCGACTTCGCCAGCCGCGCGGAGCTCATCGCCAACGGTCTGGACAACGACGGCATCCGCACCACGCTGGGCGCCGACTCGCTCGGGTACGTGTCCCTCGACCAGCTGGTCAAGGCGACCGAGCAGCCCGCGTCGCGGCTGTGCACCGCATGCTTCTCCGGCGAGTACCCCATCGAGCTGCCGTCGGCGGACCTGATCGGCAAGCACGTCCTCGAGGGCGTGCAGCGGCGGGTGGACGCCGACCCGGCCGACGGCCTGGAGTCGTTGGAGGCCTCAAGCGGGGCCGAGGACGCCGTCCGCCGCCCCTAG
- a CDS encoding amino acid aminotransferase translates to MALFSSVTEAPRDPILGLTEAFNTDDNPQKVNLAVGVYYDDSGRIPLLGCVRAAEEKLAASPTARGYLPIDGMKAYDAAVKSLVFGDAVDPARISTVQTLGGTGALRVGADFLRQTYPGAQVLISDPSWENHLGVFARAGFEVSAYPYYDAASRGIKFDAMLATLRSAPADTVVVLHACCHNPTGYDLTGEQWDEVVAVVQERGLVPFLDMAYQGFGDGIAEDGAVIGKFAAADIDFLAATSFSKNFSLYGERVGGLSAYCSDAAEAARVLSQLKVLIRTNYSNPPTHGASVVATVLDDPQLRAQWEAELAGMRDRIRGVRASLVAGLTAAGVTDDLSYITTQRGMFSYSGLTREQMQRLRAEFGVYGLDTGRICVAAINKGNLDHVVRSMAAVING, encoded by the coding sequence ATGGCTTTGTTCTCCTCCGTCACCGAGGCGCCGCGCGACCCGATCCTCGGGCTCACCGAGGCCTTCAACACCGACGACAACCCGCAGAAGGTCAACCTCGCGGTCGGCGTCTACTACGACGACAGCGGCAGGATCCCGCTGCTGGGCTGCGTCCGCGCGGCCGAGGAGAAGCTGGCGGCCAGCCCCACCGCGCGTGGCTACCTGCCGATCGACGGCATGAAGGCGTACGACGCGGCCGTGAAGTCGCTGGTCTTCGGGGATGCGGTCGACCCGGCCCGGATCTCGACCGTGCAGACCCTCGGCGGTACCGGCGCGCTGCGCGTCGGCGCCGACTTCCTGCGCCAGACCTACCCCGGCGCCCAGGTACTGATCAGCGACCCGTCCTGGGAGAACCACCTGGGGGTGTTCGCCCGCGCCGGCTTCGAGGTGTCCGCCTACCCGTACTACGACGCGGCGTCCCGCGGCATCAAGTTCGACGCGATGCTCGCGACCCTGCGCAGCGCGCCGGCCGACACCGTCGTCGTCCTGCACGCCTGCTGCCACAACCCGACGGGCTACGACCTGACCGGCGAGCAGTGGGACGAGGTGGTGGCCGTCGTCCAGGAGCGCGGGCTGGTCCCGTTCCTGGACATGGCCTACCAGGGCTTCGGGGACGGGATCGCCGAGGACGGCGCGGTGATCGGCAAGTTCGCGGCCGCCGACATCGACTTCCTCGCGGCCACCTCGTTCTCGAAGAACTTCAGCCTGTACGGCGAGCGCGTCGGCGGTCTGTCGGCGTACTGCAGTGATGCGGCCGAGGCAGCCCGGGTGCTGTCGCAGCTGAAGGTGCTGATCCGCACCAACTACAGCAACCCGCCGACGCACGGCGCATCCGTGGTCGCGACCGTCCTCGACGACCCGCAGCTGCGCGCCCAGTGGGAGGCCGAGCTCGCCGGCATGCGCGATCGGATCCGCGGCGTGCGCGCCAGCCTCGTCGCGGGGCTGACGGCGGCCGGCGTGACGGACGACCTGAGCTACATCACCACGCAGCGCGGCATGTTCTCGTACTCGGGGCTCACCCGCGAGCAGATGCAGCGGCTGCGCGCCGAGTTCGGCGTCTACGGCCTCGACACCGGCCGGATCTGCGTCGCCGCGATCAACAAGGGCAACCTCGATCACGTCGTCAGGTCGATGGCCGCGGTGATCAACGGCTAG
- the purM gene encoding phosphoribosylformylglycinamidine cyclo-ligase, protein MTDPSTPSTYAAAGVDLEAGDRAVELMKAKVATATRPEVVGGLGGFAGLFQLDVSKWRRPLLASSTDGVGTKVAIARQLDKHDTIGQDLVAMVVDDIVVCGAEPLYLQDYIACGKVVPEKIAAIVGGIADGCRLAGTALVGGETAEHPGLMDPDEYDVAACATGIVEADRVLGPDRVRAGDRLVALASSGFHSNGYSLVRKVVADAGLDLMSTPQDLGTTLGEALLEPTRIYTLPLLELLGQVDVHAMCHVTGGGIPGNLPRVLPDGLGATVDRSTWALPPLFSLITRAGGIDRAEAERAFNVGVGMLVALPAGDADRAVRQLTESGLDAWVCGEITAQADAATTMVGDYR, encoded by the coding sequence ATGACCGACCCAAGCACGCCATCGACGTACGCCGCCGCGGGGGTAGACCTCGAGGCCGGTGACCGCGCCGTCGAGCTGATGAAGGCCAAGGTCGCCACCGCGACCCGCCCGGAGGTCGTCGGCGGGCTCGGCGGCTTCGCGGGGCTGTTCCAGCTCGACGTCAGCAAGTGGCGCCGGCCGCTGCTCGCGTCGTCCACCGACGGCGTCGGGACCAAGGTTGCCATCGCCCGGCAGCTCGACAAGCACGACACGATCGGGCAGGACCTCGTCGCGATGGTCGTCGACGACATCGTCGTCTGCGGCGCCGAGCCGCTGTACCTGCAGGACTACATCGCCTGCGGCAAGGTCGTCCCCGAGAAGATCGCCGCGATCGTCGGCGGCATCGCCGACGGCTGCCGGCTGGCCGGGACGGCGCTCGTGGGTGGAGAGACCGCCGAGCACCCCGGGCTCATGGACCCGGACGAGTACGACGTGGCGGCGTGCGCGACCGGCATCGTCGAGGCCGACCGGGTGCTCGGACCGGACCGCGTGCGAGCCGGTGACCGGCTGGTGGCGCTGGCGTCGTCCGGGTTCCACTCCAACGGCTACAGCCTCGTGCGCAAGGTGGTGGCCGACGCCGGCCTCGACCTCATGTCGACGCCCCAGGACCTCGGCACCACCCTCGGGGAGGCGCTGCTGGAGCCGACCCGGATCTACACGCTGCCGCTGCTCGAGCTGCTGGGCCAGGTCGACGTGCACGCGATGTGCCACGTCACCGGCGGCGGCATCCCGGGCAACCTGCCGCGCGTGCTGCCGGACGGGCTCGGCGCCACGGTGGACCGCTCGACCTGGGCGCTGCCGCCGCTGTTCTCGCTGATCACCCGGGCCGGCGGGATCGACCGCGCGGAGGCCGAGCGGGCGTTCAACGTCGGCGTCGGGATGCTCGTCGCGCTGCCGGCCGGGGACGCCGACCGCGCGGTGCGCCAGCTGACCGAGTCAGGTCTGGACGCGTGGGTGTGCGGAGAGATCACCGCGCAGGCGGACGCCGCGACGACGATGGTGGGCGACTACCGGTAA
- a CDS encoding DUF3073 domain-containing protein produces the protein MGRGRAKAKQTKVARELKYFSPDTDLTALQRELGGSSAAPADDVEFEDDPYADLASKYADYDDEPEPGRRSAG, from the coding sequence ATGGGGCGCGGCCGTGCAAAGGCAAAGCAGACCAAGGTTGCTCGCGAGCTGAAGTACTTCTCGCCGGACACCGATCTGACCGCGTTGCAGCGTGAGCTCGGTGGTTCGTCCGCCGCGCCCGCCGACGACGTGGAGTTCGAGGACGACCCGTACGCGGACCTCGCCAGCAAGTACGCCGACTACGACGACGAGCCCGAGCCGGGCCGCCGCAGCGCAGGCTGA
- a CDS encoding MBL fold metallo-hydrolase produces MAAEVIGHKQKQAWLDKVLPPVEEVQPGLWSIPVEIPIRPLRYVLVYVLERPDGVAIIDAGWNDQKSYDALEAGLRQGGYAISDIKDVLITHVHPDHFGLAKRLREETGARIALHRAEAKTLMVEQGQEVQWQMEADAHGVQHGLPEADRALMQREVGEFRRFVDHSPPDVLIEDGERLDLPGWQLDGVWTPGHTPGHMCFVDAERKVMFTGDHVLPRITPNISVHSNNPPDSLARYLNSLTKVAKVADAIADLQGLPGHEYRYAGIRARAEELIAHHEERLSELLDVLRDQPGLTAFEISQRLTWARDWSTFQFPERRSALGEAVSHIELLQQRGLVRTAPGETNHWSLTEAAVR; encoded by the coding sequence ATGGCGGCCGAGGTGATCGGGCACAAGCAGAAGCAGGCGTGGCTGGACAAGGTGCTGCCACCGGTGGAGGAGGTCCAGCCGGGCCTCTGGTCGATCCCGGTGGAGATCCCGATCCGGCCGCTGCGGTACGTGCTCGTGTACGTCCTCGAGCGGCCGGACGGCGTGGCGATCATCGATGCCGGATGGAACGACCAGAAGTCGTACGACGCGCTCGAGGCGGGGCTCCGCCAGGGCGGCTACGCGATCAGCGACATCAAGGACGTGCTGATCACCCACGTGCACCCCGACCACTTCGGCCTGGCGAAGCGGCTGCGCGAGGAGACCGGTGCCCGCATCGCGCTGCACCGCGCCGAGGCCAAGACGCTGATGGTCGAGCAGGGCCAGGAAGTGCAGTGGCAGATGGAGGCCGACGCGCACGGCGTGCAGCACGGCCTCCCGGAGGCCGACCGCGCCCTGATGCAGCGCGAGGTCGGCGAGTTCCGCCGCTTCGTCGATCACTCGCCGCCGGACGTGCTCATCGAGGACGGCGAGCGCCTCGACCTGCCCGGCTGGCAGCTCGACGGCGTGTGGACCCCCGGACACACCCCGGGGCACATGTGCTTCGTGGACGCCGAGCGCAAGGTGATGTTCACCGGTGACCACGTGCTGCCGCGGATCACGCCCAACATCTCGGTGCACTCCAACAACCCGCCGGACTCGCTGGCGAGGTACCTGAACTCCCTGACCAAGGTCGCCAAGGTCGCCGACGCGATCGCCGATCTGCAGGGCCTGCCCGGCCATGAGTACCGGTACGCCGGGATCCGGGCACGCGCCGAGGAGCTCATCGCGCACCACGAGGAACGGCTGTCCGAGCTGCTCGACGTGCTGCGCGACCAACCCGGCCTGACAGCCTTCGAGATCTCGCAGCGGCTCACGTGGGCGCGCGACTGGTCGACGTTCCAGTTCCCGGAGCGCCGGTCGGCGCTGGGGGAGGCGGTCTCGCACATCGAGCTGCTGCAGCAGCGCGGGCTGGTGCGCACCGCACCCGGCGAGACCAACCACTGGTCGCTCACCGAGGCCGCCGTCCGCTGA
- a CDS encoding SDR family oxidoreductase yields MTALESLFGLSGKVAVVTGGSRGIGKMAARGLLDAGARVYIVSRKAAAVEDAVRDLSAHGDVTGLSADLSTPEACRELAAEIGGREDALDILVNNAGATWGAELGEYPPAAWDKVFDLNVKAPFFLTEAFLPMLEKNASQDDPSRVINVGSIDGIHVPRHTAFAYGPSKAAIHQMTRVLAYNLGSRYITVNAIAPGPFESKMMEATLAANGAAIAASSPLGRIGRPDDIAGTVVYLSGRASSYVTGSVLAVDGGIATTAGRDTE; encoded by the coding sequence ATGACTGCTCTCGAATCACTGTTCGGTCTCTCCGGCAAGGTCGCCGTCGTCACCGGCGGCAGCCGCGGCATCGGCAAGATGGCCGCTCGAGGCCTGCTCGACGCTGGTGCCCGGGTGTACATCGTCTCGCGCAAGGCCGCTGCCGTGGAGGACGCCGTCCGCGACCTCTCGGCGCACGGCGACGTCACGGGCCTGTCGGCCGACCTGTCGACCCCCGAGGCGTGCCGGGAGCTCGCCGCGGAGATCGGCGGACGGGAGGACGCCCTCGACATCCTGGTGAACAACGCCGGCGCCACGTGGGGCGCCGAGCTCGGCGAGTACCCGCCGGCCGCCTGGGACAAGGTCTTCGACCTCAACGTGAAGGCGCCGTTCTTCCTCACCGAGGCGTTCCTGCCGATGCTGGAGAAGAACGCGTCGCAGGACGATCCCAGCCGGGTGATCAACGTCGGCTCGATCGACGGCATCCACGTGCCGCGGCACACCGCCTTCGCGTACGGGCCGAGCAAGGCGGCGATCCACCAGATGACGCGGGTGCTCGCGTACAACCTCGGCAGCCGGTACATCACGGTCAACGCGATCGCGCCGGGGCCGTTCGAGTCGAAGATGATGGAGGCGACGCTGGCCGCCAACGGCGCCGCGATCGCGGCGTCCTCGCCGCTCGGGCGAATCGGCCGCCCGGACGACATCGCCGGCACGGTCGTCTACCTCTCGGGGCGCGCCTCGTCGTACGTGACGGGCAGCGTCCTCGCGGTGGACGGCGGCATCGCCACCACCGCAGGCCGCGACACGGAGTAG
- a CDS encoding aminotransferase family protein codes for MPGHLLRNDLRAHPPRAVTAEGVWITDTEGKRYLDGCSGAVVSNIGHGHPTVVQAIREQAGRLTFAHRSAFDTAALTDLADRLCAFTGLDAAWFVGSGSEATEAAIQLAVQFHRERGEPRRTQFVSFRRGYHGNTLGGLSLSGNARRDAVAELVHDFPALPEPYAYRFQGGRTESEWVADLVAGARRVLAERAETLAAVVVEPVGGATMGATVPPIRYLRAIRELCDKLGLLLVADEVMSGMGRCGTPLAIDQFGVRPDIAVVGKGLGAGYTPIAAALVDGRVHEALLAGSGRVLGGHTYAGNPLSARTALAVLDVLEEEAVLERGARAAVRLRSGLQTIAARHPLVAETRGLGMLQAIELDVDGSTPQGARAQRLSAAARERGLLLYPTTGGVNDALLVAPPLTITDDELDELLARLSDAVEALAATEGDR; via the coding sequence ATGCCTGGACACCTGCTGCGGAACGACCTGCGCGCGCACCCGCCCCGCGCGGTCACCGCCGAGGGCGTCTGGATCACCGACACGGAAGGGAAGCGCTACCTCGACGGTTGCTCGGGCGCGGTCGTGAGCAACATCGGGCACGGTCACCCCACGGTCGTGCAGGCGATCCGCGAGCAGGCGGGCCGGCTGACGTTTGCGCACCGCAGCGCCTTCGACACGGCCGCGCTCACCGATCTGGCGGACCGGCTCTGCGCGTTCACCGGGCTGGACGCCGCCTGGTTCGTCGGCTCCGGCTCGGAGGCCACCGAGGCCGCCATCCAGCTCGCCGTGCAGTTCCACCGGGAGCGGGGGGAGCCGCGGCGCACGCAGTTCGTGTCCTTCCGCCGCGGCTATCACGGCAACACCCTCGGTGGGCTGAGCCTCTCGGGGAACGCCCGCCGCGACGCCGTCGCCGAGCTCGTGCACGACTTCCCGGCGCTCCCCGAGCCGTACGCGTACCGCTTCCAGGGCGGACGCACCGAGAGCGAGTGGGTCGCCGACCTGGTCGCCGGCGCGCGGCGCGTCCTGGCCGAGCGGGCCGAGACCCTGGCCGCCGTGGTCGTCGAGCCGGTGGGCGGCGCCACGATGGGCGCCACCGTGCCGCCGATCCGCTACCTGCGGGCGATCCGCGAGCTGTGCGACAAGCTCGGGCTGCTGCTCGTCGCCGACGAGGTCATGAGCGGCATGGGCCGGTGCGGTACGCCGCTGGCGATCGACCAGTTCGGCGTCCGCCCCGACATCGCCGTGGTCGGGAAGGGGCTGGGAGCCGGGTACACCCCGATCGCGGCCGCCCTGGTCGACGGCCGGGTGCATGAGGCGCTGCTGGCCGGGTCGGGTCGGGTGCTGGGCGGCCACACCTACGCCGGCAACCCGCTGTCGGCGCGCACGGCGCTCGCCGTGCTCGACGTGCTCGAGGAGGAGGCGGTGCTGGAGCGGGGCGCGCGGGCGGCGGTGCGCCTCCGGTCCGGCCTGCAGACGATCGCGGCTCGGCACCCCCTCGTCGCCGAGACGCGCGGTCTGGGGATGCTGCAGGCGATCGAGCTGGACGTCGACGGCTCGACGCCGCAGGGAGCCCGGGCCCAGCGGCTGTCCGCGGCGGCCCGCGAGCGCGGCCTGCTGCTGTATCCCACCACCGGTGGCGTGAACGACGCGCTGCTCGTGGCTCCGCCGCTGACCATCACCGACGACGAGCTCGACGAGCTCCTGGCGCGGCTGTCGGACGCCGTGGAGGCGCTCGCGGCTACCGAGGGCGACCGCTGA